Genomic segment of Streptomyces roseifaciens:
GCCGGTCAGTCCTGACCGGGTGAAGCCCCGCCGGTCCTGACCGGCTGAGAACGACGAGAGGCGCCCGACCCGGGAGACCGGGGCGGGCGCCTCTTCGCATGCCTGCCGTCCGCTGCCCGCCCGCCCGCTACGGCTTCGCCGAGTCCACCCCCGGCCGCCCGGCGCGCCACTGCCCCCGCGTGAAGTCCGGGATCTCCTGCGGCGCGCCCTTCGCCTTGATGGAGGCGTGGCTCAGCGGAACCGGCGCGCTCCACGTCGCCGCGTCGTAGACGTCGAAATCGGGCACCAGCCCCTGCTGCATGCACTGCATGAGCCGGAAGATCATGATGTAGTCCATGCCGCCGTGCCCGCCCGGCGGGTTCGCGTGCTCCTTCCACAGCCAGTGGTCCCACTCCGCGTACGCCCCGAAGTCGCCCCACTCGTCCCCGGACATCTCCGGCTCCAGATAGATCCGCGGCGGGTAGTCCTCGAACGCCCCCTTCGTGCCGCCCAGCGCGTTCACGCGGCTGTAGGGGTGGGGGTTGCTGACCGCGTGCTCCAGGCGGATCACACGCCCCCGCGCCGTCTGCACGAGGCTGACCGACATGTCGCTGCCGACGTACGTCTCCTTCCAGCTCGCATCGCCGGGCGGCATGTGCTGCGCGCGGTAGGCGGCCAGGCCTGCGGCGGGGGAGCCGAACGTCGTGATCCGCACGGCCCGGTCCCCGCGGTTGACGTCCATGTAGTTGGCGACCGGCGCGAAGCCGTGAGTGGGGTAGACGTCCCCTCGCAGCCGGGTGTGCCACCGCCGCCGCCACGGCCCCTCGTAGTACGTCGGCGAGAACATCAGCTCCCGCAGGTCGTGGATGTAGGCCCCCGCCCCGTGCAGCAGCTCGCCGAACTTCCCCGCGTGAGCCATGCGCAGCACGCGCATCTCGTTCCTGCCGTAGCAGCAGTTCTCCAGCTGCATGCAGTGCCGCCGCGTGCGCTCGGACAGGTCCACCAGGCGCCACAGCTGATCGAGTTCCATGGCGGCCGGACACTCCACCCCGACGTGCTTGCCCGCGGTCAGGGCCGCCTCGGCCATCGGGAAGTGCCACTCCCACGGCGTGGCCACGTACACGAAGTCGACGTCGCCGCGCCCGCACAGCTGCCGGAAGTCGTCCTCGCCCTTGGTGTAGAGCGCAGGCGCCGGCTGGCCGGCCGACCTGACCTTGGCCGCGACCTTCTCCGCCTTCGCCCGCACCGTGTCGCACAGCGCCACCACGCGCACCCCGGGCACCGCCAGGAACAGCTCCGTCATCGCGCTGCCGCGGTTCCCCAGCCCGACGATCCCGACCCGCACCGTGCTGCGCCGCTCGAACGGCACTCCGATCATGGTCTCGCCCTGGCGCCGCGGCGCCGCTGCTGCTGCGGCGGGGGAGGCTGTCGCCTGGGCCAGCCCGAGGCCCAGGCCCGCACCGGCGCCCGCCGCGCCCGCGGACTTCAGGACGAGGCGGCGGCTGACATCGGGGGTCTGCTCCCGGCCCTCGACGGAGGTGTGGGGACTGGGGCTCTCAAGGTGATCGACGTGATCGGGGTGATCGACGTGATCAAGGTGCCTGGGGTTCTGCGGGGCTGACTCGTGCATCGGTCC
This window contains:
- a CDS encoding Gfo/Idh/MocA family protein, which encodes MHESAPQNPRHLDHVDHPDHVDHLESPSPHTSVEGREQTPDVSRRLVLKSAGAAGAGAGLGLGLAQATASPAAAAAAPRRQGETMIGVPFERRSTVRVGIVGLGNRGSAMTELFLAVPGVRVVALCDTVRAKAEKVAAKVRSAGQPAPALYTKGEDDFRQLCGRGDVDFVYVATPWEWHFPMAEAALTAGKHVGVECPAAMELDQLWRLVDLSERTRRHCMQLENCCYGRNEMRVLRMAHAGKFGELLHGAGAYIHDLRELMFSPTYYEGPWRRRWHTRLRGDVYPTHGFAPVANYMDVNRGDRAVRITTFGSPAAGLAAYRAQHMPPGDASWKETYVGSDMSVSLVQTARGRVIRLEHAVSNPHPYSRVNALGGTKGAFEDYPPRIYLEPEMSGDEWGDFGAYAEWDHWLWKEHANPPGGHGGMDYIMIFRLMQCMQQGLVPDFDVYDAATWSAPVPLSHASIKAKGAPQEIPDFTRGQWRAGRPGVDSAKP